The Salvelinus fontinalis isolate EN_2023a chromosome 7, ASM2944872v1, whole genome shotgun sequence genomic sequence ATGGAAGAGCCCAAACTATTGGAAGTGTTGACATTGGCCCATTCTTTGTTCCAGTTATCAGAGTTTAGAACTAGAAGGGTATACTAAGTCACAGTTCTTGTCCTCTCAACAGTCAAAGAAGCTGGCAAAGACTTCACCTATCTCATAGTTGTGCTCATCGGACTTGGAGTAACTGGTGATTCCACAACGTCTACAATATGATATTGAAACATTAGTTGATGTAATGTGATGGAAAGGCAGTATTGCTCCCACCTGTTGACACCTGTGTGTTTGGTTCTCAGGTGGGTTGTTGTATGTGGTGTTCCAGGAGCTGTTTTCCTCCTCCAGCCCCAGCAAGGTCTACAGCAAAGCCTTCAACAAAGCCAGGTTGCACCCAGAGGTGAGATTAGAACAAGCGCAGAAACATAACATCAACAAAACCATCTAGTCTTGGTCTGCATTTCAGTTCAATTCATTTATGTATTGGCCTTTCACAGGAATGTGTCTTGGGATACAAGAGCACTGAGTTAGACATTAACCGTCAACATGTCATTAGTCTTGTCTCCTTTCCTgcatctgcactgatctgaaaacACAGGGTAGGTTAAAGCAATATGGTGTAAAGCTGATTGCTCTTTTCTATCATCTTGTTAAACCAAAGGTGATTGGAGTGTTTGGGGAGCCAATCAAGTGCTTTGGTGAGACGTCCCGTCGTGGTAGAAGACAGCAAGTCAGGTGAGAATTCACTTTTTACCAAGATGGTCTTTCTTCAGACACTAGGAATACAAAATGACCTCATTAAAACAGACTGACTTTTGTAAGTGTGATAACTAGCATATTTTCTTCAGTCATGTAGAGTATATGAAGGATGGACTAAAGCACATGAGGCTGAAGTTCTACATTGAAGGGGACGAACCAGGCCGTCAGGGAACGGTGCACACGGAATCCAAAGAGGTTAGACATACTATTCATGTACTATTTTGTCTTTCTTTCATGTGTCAATAATCTGGTTGATTTATCTTAACTCAATTTTCATCTTTAAGATTTGGCTAATCTGCATAGAGGCTGTTTAAGTTGTGAAAAAAAGTTGAACGTGCTTTTGTCCTCTTTTGACAGAACCCTGAAACTGGGAAGTTAGAGTTTCGCTACATCTTCGTGGAAGTAGACACCTACCCAAGGAGAACCATCGTCATCGAGGACAACAGATAAGATGGAGGCTGACTCTTTTACCAGTCTGAAAAGGTGCTGCAGCTGGTGCAGGGAGTAAATGAATTTGTTGCTGAGTAATATTTGTGACACAATGTCTTCTCAACAGATGCCAATACAGTTTTAGAGTGTATCAGTTTAAACTACAAAATATCAGATGGCAATCAAGTCTATATCTCCCGACGtattagttttaatgttgataGCATTGTCACAGATATGTTGGGTGATTTAGAAAAATGGGGTAAGAAGATGATTGTAAAGCAAAACAGAACACTACAGCCAACGCTCAGGACAATTTCTTTATTTTGAGACGAGAGAGAGCATGTTGGATGATCTCTTTGAGTCGGCTGTTGCCTGCTGATTGCCAACCAATGCTATGCAGTGTAGAAGATCCAGAGGATAAAAGGCGTTTGTGAAAGAATTATACGCTTTTCCTGCGAAATTATGGAAACTGATGCGATTTGTGTTTTGACACTCAAAAGTGTGAATGTATTTCCTGGGTTGTGGATCTGTACTAAATGGAGACACAAACCTGTCAAGAGATCATTTCGATTTTGCTTAAGACAATTTGGTGTTAAAAGTAAAAGTTGAGAAATGATTTGTCAACTTTAACGAGTGTGTTCCTGCGATGAGATTTGACATCTCGTGAGCTAAATATTGCCATGATATTTATACCCTTTGGAAATTAAATGTCAATCATGCTTTGCAATTGTGTTTCCCACCTTCAAGTGTATTGGAGAAAGAAATTACACTTTAAATAAATTGATTATATTAAATAAAATGTATCTCTTtgatttttgtgtgtatggacacCAGATGGTGACATTTCCACAGGCCTGCTCACATTTCCAGTCAGATGCTCACATTTTCGTCAATCCCATTCCAATAAATGGAGGATTGCTTAATCAAAAGCATAAGCGAATGTAGCTATGCATGCTCTCCTCTGCCAAGAGGTCTGATCTTTTTGGCAAAGGCAGTAGTGTGCTTCCCCTGTATTTGCAGAGCTGTGTCAAGTCAGTGCTCCAGTAGTCTGTGTTGTTATAATTGAACATATTAGTGGAGATGACTGCTCAGGTCCACATAACTTCAATTACAGTTTGATAGTTGTGGCAACTAGGCCACTCCATATGTAACCCATAAACCAATctcagtttatacaattttaaaaaacagTAACGTTAGCTTCTAGGCTGTGGACAGAAGTATCCAGAATAGAAGTAACAGGTAAGTATTGTGTGCTTTGAGGGAAATTCAACATACTTTTCAATGTCAAATGAAAGGCAAAGGTCAATGCCAATGAAGATTGTTAAATGAACTGTTCATCTTAATTTCAAATCATAAaatgctgtctggtttatagaaTACACATTAGTATTAGTGTATCACAGTCCATCTGAGTCATTGACTGAAAACCATTACTTAAATCCTTCTCAATCGAGAAAAAGCAAGTGGACATTTTTGGAAATATCTATTTTACTTCTTAATAGATCACATGCTTTTACgtttgttttttcttctggtCTTAATAGAAGCTACAATTAAGTGTTTggaatttatattttttttactaacCAAGGTGGCCAACAAGAATAAGCCAAAAGGGTATGGTAGGAATTTCATAGGCACTCTTTATTTTGTACGTCATTTAGTTATTTTCATTTGACTTAAATTATATTAAGCTTTGTTAATTTTATCTATTGATCACATTGCAGAGTTTTCTAAAAGAAAAACACAGCCTATATAATATAAGTGTTTAGAATTGTTATTGGCAGATATCTGCTCTGCCTCTGTCGTTGCAGTgctagtgaaataaaaaaaagtctAGATTTTTTGGAGTGTATTCTCAGAACTCTTCCCTACATTCTCCTCCCTATAgacatgtcatctgaccatagcacaggtcccaatccaagtgccaattaAGTTTTAGCAGTCGCCAAGGcttttacatttgttggatggcatgaaaatagagctctttgaccAAGCACGCTAGTGGTGGGTTTGGAGTCTAAAGAAAGAGGCATACGCAGAAAAGAACCCTGAATACCtgctgtaaaatatggtggtggaacTTTGATGTTATGGGAATATTTTGCTTACACTGGTCCTGGTGCCCTTGTTAAGATCAACGGCATCATggactttacccagtaccaggattttttagccaaaaacctggttgccgatgcaagtggatcttccagcaagacagtaaccccaagcacacatcaaaataaacaaagaaatggttaattgaccacaaactttacattttgccatggccatctcagtctccggacttgaaccccattgaaaacctatgGTTTGAATTGAAGTGTGCAGTCCATAAGCGTAAACAAATGATATCAAGGAACTGGAAAGATTccgtatggaggaatggtctaagaatcctcccaatgtgttctccaatctcataaaacattttagaaaaaggctcagtgccattGTCCTCGCAAGGTAAGGTATTGAAAAAAGgtgtgccaataattttgacacccatttttaaaaataaataaaacaaatattactTGGTAAACAACAtctatttctctgagcaattataTGTATTAGTatatgtattagtataaaatataatttccccAATTTTTCTGGAGCATACAATACAGCTCCGTATTTGAATGTATCTTTTGTGTCCTTTTTGCACATCTTTATTAAGGGTGCCGATCATTTAGGACCTGACTGTACATATAAAATTGGCTGAGAAGTTTCATGGCTGATTGATATAGGGTATCTTTCTAGAAGTGAACCGTTATTAATGGGTACCTCTGTATTTTTTCTATTGTTAATAATGTGATGATAGTCATTCGTGCTGTTGTTATTGTTTGAAAAATGCAGTGAGTGTAGTGACACACGTTCCCACCTGCCATCGTGTTGTCAGAAGGACCACAGTGGAAGTAAGTTAAAGCCTTTGGAGTTTAGGCCTTTATTGTTTGTGTAGGACACACATACTACAGTTTTCAATCTACTGTTGTATTTGGCTGGAGCCTAAACTTTTGTGATTATCACATCGTAATGGATTGAACTTTGATCTAGTTCTATTTGAGATGTATTCAAATCTGTGTCTTCCTATGCTGAAAGAGTATCCTTTTCTAAAAGAACATTCAATTTATAGGCTCATCTTCTTTCAAAAATGTTTGCTTCTTTAGTTCCTTATTGCGTGTAATGGAGATGGATCTTACTTTGAATTTAAATATTTCCCAGTTACTTCCATGCTTTGGTTCTAAATCCTCCCTGATTAAGCTCTTTATGCTCTTATTAAAGACTGGCTGGATCATTTAGGAGTGAATTATTAAGTTTCCAGTGTCCTCAAATGCCACTGGAATTTCCAGAACATTCTAACTTCAGTAATTAAATTTTATGATCAGTCAAAGTAGCATGTTTATAACTTACTTCTGTAAAAGTGGGGGAGAAATTAGAAACAGATTAAGTTTGTATTAAAGAAGCACAGTGTATCAaccactgtcagtttgtattaaagaaACGCCATGTATCAATCACAGTTAGTTTACGGCAAAATGAGATGATGATGTCACTATTCTGTGATCTCTGAGCTATTCTAGGTGAAAATCGAAAGAGTTATCAGGTGTTTCATTGAAGTCTCCAGCTATTATAAGCCATGCATGTGTACACTTGTTTTGCAGCTCAGTAAGCTTATCAGCAAGATCCAAAAATAAAGTCTTATTTGAGGTGTGACAATTGTACCCATAGATTTAGCATATAATAAAACAAGCATTATCTAGTTTGAAGATCAATATAACCCATATCACATCTTTAGACACAAAAGACTCTGACATATCACCTCCAAACTTATGAAGCAATTTCATCATACCAGCTGAGTGGTTAGACCCGTGACTATAATAAACAGTATTTCCCCATTTTCTCCTGAAGTGAAATCTGCATGAgtctttacaaaataaaaaaaagtgattTTCTTTAATTTATGTCTCGTAAACCCCTCCCATTTATATGCAACATTTAGTGCATAGAATTAAAAACTTTGCATaaccttattattattattttttttatgagAAAACAAATACAGTGTAGTGATATGAATAACAGGTTACTAGTAAACTAGGTAACGTTAGCCAGTAAGGAAACCTGAGCTTAGAGAAATAACTAGACAAACATTACCCTAAACCAAGGTAGTTTTGATCAAGATGATGAACCCGTTTTCACATTTACGAACCTGGTGATATAAAACTGGGTGAATGTAGAAATGACAATTGACTTATTACTCAAGAGTAATTTAGTTAACTCTTAGCATTTTCATTTGACTTAGAAAGACTAGAACCACATTGATTTCAAGTCATTGTAGCTATATACCTGAGCACAGTGTTTTCAAGTCATTCAGTCCTCTCATGTCAAATTGAGACATTCACTTGAAGTCTTGGCAATCGATCTTCTTTCCATCGATAAATGCAAAAAGGTCTGCTGTTGATGCAAAAAGGTCTGCTGTTGAAATAGGctctcttccattcttctctatgCTCCCTTGCAGCCGCATCTTCTGGAGTGAGAGCTGGACTTCTTGGCTTCTGACTAGTTATTCCCCTTTCCCCATTGTCTTTCTTTCCATAT encodes the following:
- the LOC129859012 gene encoding mitochondrial import inner membrane translocase subunit Tim21-like translates to MVYSFILKVVQRNLQQHQSLSTQCVDRIWKRMQNIVHLQKPTTAPSRYIFYRTADRSAIVSGIFCTRNRSISLDTRLRSKEEKVGGQVSVPRRGPSTAHKVKEAGKDFTYLIVVLIGLGVTGGLLYVVFQELFSSSSPSKVYSKAFNKARLHPEVIGVFGEPIKCFGETSRRGRRQQVSHVEYMKDGLKHMRLKFYIEGDEPGRQGTVHTESKENPETGKLEFRYIFVEVDTYPRRTIVIEDNR